Proteins from a genomic interval of Halopseudomonas litoralis:
- the leuD gene encoding 3-isopropylmalate dehydratase small subunit, with the protein MKAFTKHTGLVAPLDRANVDTDQIIPKQFLKSIKRTGFGANLFDEWRYLDEGYPGQDNSVRPLNPDFVLNQPRYQGASVLLARENFGCGSSREHAPWALDEYGFRAVLAPSFADIFFNNSFKNGLLPIVLAEEDIDALFAQAAAEEGYQLTVDLEAQAVIRPDGKSYSFDIDAFRKHCLLEGLDDIGLTLQDADAIGTFEEKHRQAQPWLFGAIK; encoded by the coding sequence ATGAAGGCCTTTACCAAACACACCGGGCTGGTCGCACCCTTGGATCGCGCCAATGTGGATACTGATCAGATCATTCCGAAACAATTTCTGAAGTCGATCAAGCGCACCGGTTTCGGCGCCAACCTGTTCGATGAGTGGCGGTATCTGGATGAAGGTTATCCGGGACAGGACAACTCCGTGCGTCCGCTGAACCCTGATTTCGTCCTCAACCAGCCGCGCTATCAAGGCGCCAGCGTATTGCTTGCACGGGAAAACTTCGGTTGCGGCTCCAGCCGTGAGCATGCGCCCTGGGCGCTGGATGAGTACGGTTTCCGCGCCGTGCTGGCGCCGAGCTTTGCGGATATCTTCTTCAATAACAGCTTCAAGAATGGTTTGTTACCTATTGTTTTGGCTGAAGAAGATATCGATGCGCTTTTTGCGCAGGCTGCGGCTGAAGAAGGCTATCAGTTGACCGTCGACCTGGAGGCGCAAGCCGTTATCCGCCCGGACGGCAAAAGCTACAGCTTTGATATCGATGCCTTCCGCAAGCACTGCCTGCTGGAGGGCCTGGACGATATCGGCCTGACACTGCAGGACGCTGATGCCATTGGTACTTTCGAAGAGAAACACCGGCAGGCGCAACCCTGGCTGTTTGGCGCGATCAAGTGA
- a CDS encoding LysR family transcriptional regulator — MKYTLRQLEVFLAAAFHENLTRAAESLAMSQSAASSALRDLEGQFNIQLFDRVGKRLQLNELGKSIRPKAEALLEQARGLEAAMGGHREIGHLRVGATMSVGNYLAVGIMARYMLEQSGARVELEVANTSTIIRKLANFELDLGLIEGETRHPDLKMLHWRDDELVVFCAPDHELAGKPWLTDEDLLQAEWIVREQGSGTRQNFEWALHGLLPQLNIKLELQHTEAIKRAVEAGLGVGCLSAITLDDAFRRGSLVPLPVPHRDFQRGLYFVRHRNKFLSAGMQRWLELCQEEVQ; from the coding sequence ATGAAGTACACCTTGCGCCAACTGGAAGTCTTTCTGGCCGCTGCCTTTCATGAAAACCTGACGCGAGCCGCGGAAAGCCTGGCGATGTCCCAATCCGCAGCGAGCAGTGCGCTGCGGGATCTGGAGGGGCAGTTCAACATCCAGCTGTTTGACAGGGTGGGCAAGCGTTTACAGCTCAATGAGCTCGGCAAGAGCATTCGCCCCAAGGCCGAGGCGCTGTTGGAACAGGCCCGTGGCCTGGAGGCGGCAATGGGAGGCCACCGGGAGATTGGTCATTTGCGGGTGGGTGCCACCATGAGCGTTGGCAACTACCTGGCGGTCGGGATCATGGCGCGCTATATGCTGGAGCAATCTGGAGCGCGGGTCGAGCTTGAGGTGGCCAATACCTCGACCATCATCCGCAAGCTGGCAAACTTTGAACTGGATCTGGGCTTGATTGAAGGTGAAACGCGCCATCCGGATCTGAAGATGTTGCATTGGCGGGACGATGAGTTGGTGGTGTTCTGCGCACCGGACCATGAGCTGGCGGGCAAGCCCTGGCTGACTGACGAGGATCTGTTGCAGGCTGAGTGGATAGTGCGCGAGCAGGGCTCCGGTACCCGGCAGAACTTCGAGTGGGCCCTGCACGGCTTGTTGCCCCAGTTGAATATCAAGTTGGAACTGCAGCATACCGAGGCAATCAAGCGCGCAGTGGAGGCGGGGTTGGGCGTGGGTTGTCTGTCTGCGATCACGCTGGATGATGCTTTTCGTCGCGGCAGTCTGGTGCCGCTACCGGTACCGCATCGGGATTTTCAACGTGGGCTGTATTTTGTACGTCACCGCAACAAGTTCCTCAGTGCGGGCATGCAGCGCTGGTTGGAGTTGTGTCAGGAAGAGGTGCAATAA
- the leuC gene encoding 3-isopropylmalate dehydratase large subunit, translated as MSAKTLYDKLWDSHLVKQRDDGSALLYIDRHLLHEVTSPQAFEGLRLADRKPWRIDANLATPDHNVPTVNRAAGTSGIEDQVSKLQVTTLDDNCRDFGIMEFQMTDRRQGIVHVVGPEQGATLPGMTIVCGDSHTATHGAFAALAHGIGTSEVEHVLATQCLVAKKMKNMLVLVEGELGFGVTAKDIVLAVIGKIGTAGGNGHAIEFAGSAIRGLSMEGRMTVCNMAIEAGARVGLVACDEKTVAYVKDRPYSPKGEDWDNAVIAWQELVSDADAEFDTVVELDAAQIQPQVSWGTSPEMVVAVDANVPDPAKEADPVKRSGYQRALQYMGLEANQPITSIALDRVFIGSCTNSRIEDLRAASIVVKGRRVSGSIKQAMVVPGSGLVKEQAEREGLDVIFKAAGFEWRDPGCSMCLAMNPDRLQAGEHCASTSNRNFEGRQGNGGRTHLVSPAMAAAAAIAGHFVDVREMLREEATA; from the coding sequence ATGTCCGCCAAGACGCTTTACGACAAGCTTTGGGACAGTCATCTGGTCAAGCAGCGCGACGATGGGTCAGCGTTGTTGTATATCGATCGTCATCTGCTCCACGAAGTAACCTCGCCTCAGGCTTTCGAGGGGCTGCGTCTGGCCGACCGGAAGCCGTGGCGCATCGATGCCAACCTGGCTACTCCGGACCATAACGTGCCGACGGTCAACCGTGCTGCGGGCACTTCCGGTATCGAAGATCAGGTCTCCAAGTTGCAGGTCACCACGCTGGATGACAACTGCCGCGATTTCGGCATCATGGAATTCCAGATGACCGACCGCCGCCAGGGTATCGTGCACGTGGTGGGGCCAGAACAGGGCGCCACTCTGCCGGGCATGACCATTGTCTGCGGCGACTCGCATACCGCCACCCACGGCGCCTTCGCTGCCCTGGCTCATGGTATCGGCACATCCGAGGTTGAGCACGTGTTGGCGACCCAGTGTCTGGTCGCCAAGAAAATGAAGAATATGCTGGTCCTGGTCGAAGGCGAGCTGGGCTTTGGCGTGACCGCCAAGGACATCGTACTGGCCGTGATCGGCAAGATAGGGACTGCTGGCGGTAACGGCCATGCCATCGAATTTGCCGGCTCGGCAATTCGCGGCTTGTCGATGGAAGGGCGCATGACCGTCTGTAACATGGCTATCGAGGCCGGCGCTCGCGTGGGTCTGGTTGCCTGTGACGAGAAAACCGTCGCTTACGTCAAGGACCGTCCTTACTCGCCCAAAGGCGAGGATTGGGATAATGCCGTGATCGCCTGGCAAGAGCTGGTATCCGATGCCGATGCCGAGTTCGATACTGTTGTCGAACTGGATGCCGCGCAGATTCAGCCGCAGGTGTCCTGGGGGACTTCACCGGAAATGGTCGTGGCGGTGGATGCCAACGTGCCGGATCCGGCAAAAGAGGCTGATCCGGTCAAGCGCAGTGGCTATCAGCGGGCTCTGCAGTACATGGGCCTGGAGGCCAATCAGCCGATCACCTCCATTGCCTTGGATCGCGTGTTCATCGGTTCCTGCACCAACTCGCGCATCGAAGATCTGCGGGCGGCCTCGATCGTGGTCAAGGGGCGCCGGGTTTCCGGAAGCATCAAGCAGGCGATGGTGGTACCGGGTTCGGGGTTGGTCAAGGAGCAGGCCGAGCGCGAAGGGCTGGACGTGATCTTCAAGGCGGCTGGCTTTGAGTGGCGCGATCCGGGTTGCTCCATGTGTCTGGCGATGAATCCCGACCGCTTGCAGGCGGGCGAGCATTGCGCTTCGACCTCCAACCGCAACTTTGAAGGTCGGCAGGGTAATGGCGGGCGCACACACCTGGTCAGTCCGGCCATGGCGGCAGCGGCAGCGATTGCTGGCCATTTCGTTGATGTAAGAGAGATGCTCAGAGAGGAGGCGACTGCATGA
- a CDS encoding glycine zipper 2TM domain-containing protein, producing the protein MNKSMLSGIIIGAVVATAGGAIAGYSALSDKTPTHAQVINVVEIKENERIPREVCEQVTVTRQKPVKDQHQVLGSVAGAVIGGVLGNQVGGGTGKKIATVAGAAAGGYAGNKTQERIQSGSTYTTTEQRCETVYDNKENLVGYQVEYSIGDETGTVRMDRHPGEKIPLRDGQLVLAGQ; encoded by the coding sequence ATGAACAAGTCAATGTTGTCAGGCATCATCATCGGCGCTGTAGTAGCCACTGCAGGGGGAGCCATTGCCGGTTACAGTGCCTTATCCGACAAGACACCCACCCACGCGCAGGTAATCAACGTTGTCGAAATAAAGGAAAACGAGCGCATCCCACGTGAGGTCTGCGAGCAGGTAACCGTGACCCGCCAGAAACCGGTCAAGGACCAGCATCAGGTATTGGGTAGCGTGGCCGGTGCAGTGATCGGCGGCGTACTTGGCAATCAGGTTGGCGGTGGTACCGGCAAGAAAATTGCTACCGTGGCGGGCGCTGCTGCCGGCGGCTACGCCGGTAACAAGACCCAGGAGCGCATCCAGTCCGGCAGCACCTATACCACTACCGAACAGCGCTGCGAAACCGTATACGACAACAAGGAAAACCTGGTCGGCTATCAGGTCGAATACAGCATCGGTGACGAGACCGGCACTGTACGCATGGATCGCCACCCCGGTGAAAAGATTCCGCTGCGGGACGGTCAACTGGTACTGGCTGGACAGTAA
- a CDS encoding SDR family oxidoreductase: MSELHEVRVALVTGAARGIGKGIAACLLRAGWSVVLGDVDEAQGLLAAEELARLGTVEFVPLDVADEASVQATVELIEEDFGRLDGLVNNAGLADPDSGPLEQLSLEFWNRLLAVNLTGAFLVSRQCLELLRASGGAIINIASTRALQSEPHTEAYAASKGGLVALTHAMAVSLGPEVRVNAVSPGWIDTRAETSQVNDPLRQVDHEQHAVGRVGQPEDVGELVAFLLSPAAAFITGQNIVADGGMTRQMIYRE, translated from the coding sequence ATGAGTGAGCTGCACGAAGTGCGCGTGGCGCTGGTAACCGGCGCCGCGCGTGGCATAGGCAAGGGCATCGCCGCCTGCCTATTGCGCGCCGGCTGGTCTGTAGTGCTGGGTGATGTGGACGAGGCGCAGGGGCTGTTGGCTGCTGAAGAACTGGCGCGTCTTGGTACGGTCGAGTTCGTACCGCTGGATGTGGCTGACGAGGCCAGTGTGCAGGCAACTGTCGAGTTGATCGAGGAGGATTTCGGTCGGCTGGACGGTCTCGTCAATAATGCCGGTCTTGCCGATCCGGATAGCGGCCCTCTGGAGCAGTTGAGTCTTGAGTTCTGGAACCGATTGCTGGCAGTCAATCTGACCGGCGCGTTTCTGGTCTCCCGGCAGTGCTTGGAACTGCTGCGTGCGAGTGGTGGTGCCATCATCAATATCGCCTCGACACGGGCGCTGCAGTCGGAGCCGCACACCGAAGCCTACGCGGCGAGCAAGGGCGGGCTGGTAGCACTGACCCATGCGATGGCGGTGAGTCTGGGCCCCGAAGTACGGGTCAATGCGGTGAGCCCCGGCTGGATTGATACCCGCGCCGAAACATCTCAGGTCAATGACCCGCTGCGGCAAGTCGACCATGAGCAGCATGCCGTCGGCAGAGTGGGGCAGCCGGAAGATGTGGGCGAATTGGTAGCGTTTTTATTGAGCCCTGCGGCGGCTTTCATTACCGGGCAGAATATCGTTGCGGATGGTGGCATGACCCGGCAGATGATCTACCGAGAGTAA
- a CDS encoding LysR family transcriptional regulator — MDTANLTAFLAVAATGSFSRAAEQLHLTQPAISKRIATLEQQLDARLFDRIGKHVGLTEAGRALKPRAELIINTLNDTRRALGNLSSSVKGRLSLATSHHIGLHRLPPILRRFTKAYPGVVLDIEFLDSEVAYEKVLQGEIELAVITLAPEVEAPIIATHIWNDHLMFVVAPEHPLAERQEVTLQELAAYPAVFPGINTFTHRVVGQLFDRHGISPQVSMSTNYMETIKMMVSIGLAWSVLPQTMIDTQVRALHVPNAGLVRQLGCIHHSGRTLSNAGQALIALLRMEAEQDS; from the coding sequence ATGGATACTGCCAACCTCACTGCCTTTCTCGCTGTTGCCGCTACCGGTTCCTTTTCCCGCGCGGCGGAACAGCTGCACCTGACCCAACCGGCCATCAGCAAGCGCATCGCCACACTGGAGCAGCAGCTCGATGCACGCCTCTTCGACCGCATCGGCAAGCATGTCGGCCTCACCGAGGCCGGACGCGCACTGAAGCCCCGGGCCGAACTCATCATCAATACACTGAACGATACCCGACGTGCCTTGGGCAACCTGTCATCCAGCGTCAAGGGGCGCCTGAGCCTGGCCACCAGCCACCATATCGGCCTGCATCGCCTGCCACCGATACTGCGCCGCTTCACCAAGGCGTATCCCGGCGTAGTGCTGGATATTGAATTCCTTGATTCCGAAGTCGCCTACGAAAAGGTCTTGCAAGGCGAAATAGAACTGGCAGTGATTACCCTTGCGCCGGAAGTCGAAGCGCCGATCATTGCCACGCACATCTGGAATGATCACCTGATGTTCGTCGTTGCGCCGGAACATCCGCTGGCCGAAAGACAGGAAGTGACATTGCAGGAGCTGGCCGCGTATCCGGCAGTATTTCCCGGCATCAATACCTTTACCCACAGGGTGGTGGGTCAACTGTTCGACCGGCACGGCATCAGCCCGCAGGTCAGCATGAGCACCAATTATATGGAAACCATCAAGATGATGGTGTCGATCGGCCTCGCCTGGAGCGTGCTGCCGCAGACCATGATCGATACTCAGGTACGGGCGCTCCATGTTCCCAACGCCGGGCTGGTCCGCCAGCTGGGCTGCATTCACCACAGCGGGCGAACACTGTCCAACGCCGGGCAGGCGCTCATTGCGCTGCTGCGCATGGAAGCGGAACAGGACAGCTGA
- a CDS encoding ferredoxin--NADP reductase — MSKFKTERVLSVHHWTDTLFSFKTTRDPGLRFKNGHFIMIGLEVDSRPLMRAYSIASPNYEDTMEFYSIKVPDGPLTSRLQHIKEGDNIIISSKPTGTLVLDNVLSGRNLYLLSTGTGLAPFISIIQDPETYERFDKVILTHGCRWVRELAYQKLITEDLPNHEYFGEQVGEQLIYYPTVTREPYRNEGRLSDLMTSGKLFEDIGLPKPNLEDDRFMLCGSPAMLKDLTAILDGWGFEESRQGVQAHYAIERAFVEK; from the coding sequence ATGTCCAAATTCAAGACCGAGCGTGTCCTCAGTGTGCACCACTGGACCGACACTTTGTTCTCGTTCAAGACCACCCGCGATCCGGGGCTGCGCTTCAAGAACGGGCACTTCATCATGATCGGTCTGGAGGTGGACAGTCGCCCGCTGATGCGAGCCTACAGTATTGCCAGCCCGAACTACGAAGACACCATGGAGTTCTACAGCATCAAGGTGCCGGACGGCCCACTGACCTCGCGCCTGCAACACATCAAGGAAGGCGATAACATCATCATCAGCAGCAAGCCTACCGGCACGCTGGTGCTGGATAACGTGCTGTCAGGACGCAACCTGTATCTGCTGAGCACCGGCACCGGTCTGGCGCCCTTCATCAGCATCATCCAGGACCCGGAAACCTACGAGCGTTTCGACAAGGTCATCCTCACTCACGGCTGCCGCTGGGTACGTGAGCTGGCCTATCAGAAGCTGATCACTGAAGACCTGCCGAACCATGAGTATTTCGGCGAGCAGGTGGGCGAGCAGCTGATCTATTATCCGACCGTGACCCGCGAGCCCTATCGCAACGAAGGTCGCCTGTCGGATCTGATGACCAGCGGCAAGCTGTTCGAGGATATCGGTCTGCCCAAGCCAAACTTGGAAGATGACCGCTTCATGCTCTGCGGCAGCCCGGCCATGCTCAAGGACTTGACCGCCATTCTGGATGGCTGGGGCTTCGAGGAATCCCGTCAGGGTGTGCAGGCGCATTACGCCATCGAGCGAGCCTTCGTCGAGAAGTAA